The Arcobacter roscoffensis genome segment ATTAGAAAATCCAAAAATTGTTTTAAAGCAAGATTGGAAACTAAAAAAGAATGAAATACAGAAACTAAAAGAAGATATTACTCATCTTATAATACCAAGTAAACAAAGAGCAATACAACTAAATAAAGCATATAAAGTGATAGTTGATGAACAAAGTTATATTTATGGTAGAGATACTCATGTAAAACCAGCAAATAATGTTCATAAAACTATAAAAGATGGTCAAATGACACATTTACAAAAGGTTCAAAAATGATAGAGTATTATGGAGGTTTTTTAAATTATATAGTTTCAAAACAGCAAGAGTTAAATTTACTTATATCTGATTATTTTGATAGATTAGATAGTGGTGAAAGTATGGTTTTCTTTTCTATTTTATTTGTTTCTTTTATTTATGGTTTAGTACATGCCTTAGGTCCAGGTCATGGAAAGATGGTAATTGCCAGTTACTTTTTAGCCAAAGAAGCAAAAATAAAAGAGGCTTTTAAAGCAGGTTTTTTAACTTCAATTATTCATACCATATCAGCTCTTTTAATCACTGGAGTTTTATATCTATTTTTTCAAAGAGCTGTAACAAAGCATTTTCAAGATATAAATGCCAATATGTATAAAATCTCAGCAGTGTTTATAATTTTAATTGCTTTGTATTTATTATATGAAGTAATAAAAGATAGAAATGAAGAAGAAAAGGTACAAAGACTAAAAAGTAAAAATTTACTAGCTGTTAGTTTATCTATTGGAATAGTACCTTGCCCAGGTGTTATGACAATAGTTCTATTTTCAATGATTCTTGGATATATAAATTTAGGAATTTTAAGTGCTATAACAATGAGTATTGGTATGGGACTTACTATATCATTAGCTGCAATATTAGCAACACAGGTTAAAAATAAAAGATTTAGTAAGTATAAGTATTTTATGAATATTTTAACTTATGGTGCAATTGTTTTATTAATCTCTCTAGGAGTATTTTTATTAGTATGAAAAAGATTTTAATTATAATAGTTTTTTTTATTGGTATTGGTTTAAATGCTCATCCTCACTTTTTTATAGATTCAAACATCTCTTTTGAAAAAGGAAAAATAAAAAACCAATGGTTATTTGATCGGCTTAATTCAAGAGTTTTGCTTTTTGATTTTGACAAAAATTCAAATAAAAAATTTGATGAAGAAGAAAAACAAGAGTTTATAGAAACACATTTTAAAACACTAGAGCAAAATAACTATAATATCTTTTTATCAGATGAAAAAGAGTATGAAATTAAGCCTTCAAATATTGATGTTAAATTTCAAGAAAGAAGAGTTTCTCTTACTTTTGATATTGATGTTGATTTAAGTAATGAGTTTACAATGTGTACAATGGATGAAAAGATTTATATGGCATTTAAGTTAAATGAAGTGAGTTCTTCTAATAAATTAGATGTTCAGAAAAGTGAATATGATTTTTGTTTAGGGGTTTCAAGTGAATAAAATTTTAATAATATGTAGTTTTCTACTTAGTTCTAGTATAGCTCATCCCGTTAGTTATACAATAGATTTAGATGTTTCTTATGATATAAATGTGCAAAAAGCAAAAATTATTTGTAAAAGTAACAGTAAAAATAAATGTGGTTTATATAATTACCATCTAGTAGATGAAAATGATAAGATAATACTAACTAAAAGGTATCCATTTTTAAAAAAACAATCTTTAGTTAAGCTCTCAAGTAAGCCTTTTAAGCTTGTTTTCTTTTTACGAAAGACTCCTGAACATAATTATATAAAATTATTTGAATAGAACCTACTTTAGCTCATAAAAAGAAATAAATATCTAATACAAAATAATATTTTAAATGAGATAGCCATTTTGATAACCATTATTTTTTTGTAACTATCTTGTAATTTTTCTTTATTAAAATTTCCGCACAAATGACATGGAAGTCTAGAAATTATTTATAATAAAGGAAAATTATGAAAAGAAATTATTTGAGAATAAGTTTTGTTGCTTCAGCTATTTTAGCCTCTATTACTTTTATTGGATGTGGTAGTTCTTCATCTTCACAAACATCAACTTCACAAGGTTCAACTGGAACATTAAGTCTAAATCCGAATTTGGCAAATATTGATTATACATGTGGAGATACAAGTGGTACTACAAACTCTAATGGAGAGTATACGTATAAAGATGGTGAAACTTGTACTTTTACCATAGGAGGAAAAAAATTAACTGCAACTCCTAGTTCAAAACTTACTATTGCTTCAATTGCTGAGCAAAATGAAGATGTTTCTAGTGAAGCATTATCAGCATTTATTATTGCAAAAATGAGTAAAAAAACTGGAAAAGATTATGATATTAATAATCTTCCAGAAACTTTTGAGTTACCTGAAGATATTGAAGGTAGTTCTTCTGATGCATTAGATTTTTCATCTATTGAGAAATTATCTGAAAAATTAGATGATGCAGATATAAAAGAAAAAATCAAAAAAATCAAAATTGATGTGAGCAAAAAGTTTGCTAATAAAGTAGATGTAAAATTTAAAGAAATACAAACACCTACAACAGATGCTAAAAAAACAACTAGACAAGCTTCTTCTGAAGTTGTAATAAATGGTAAAACTCAAAATATATCATATAAAACAATTATGGCTACAGGTGATAGTAATAATGGTGAAGTATTTGGATTATCAAAAGATTATATGGACGAAACAATTACTTTTAGTGGTGGAACTGTAGATGATGGCTCACCATATATTTGTAATGGTACAAATAGTGGAGTTGGTTCGGGACTTGATTATACATCATTTTTAAATAAAGATGGAAATTTATATATGGTATCACAGTTTGAGTGTCAAGTTGGCTCTATGTATATGGTAGAGTTAGAGCAAAATGAGCAAACGGGTGAATTAAGTGCAAAAGAAAATAGTATGAAGTTCATCTCACAAAAAGATGAATTTGGTGGCTTTGTTCATTGTGCAGGTCAAAAAACACCATGGGAATCTCACTTAGGTTCAGAAGAGTATGAACCAGACGCTAAAGCTGTGGAGCAAGGTGCAGATTCAGTTACTGGATTAACTGGAAACAAGTATTATGATGAGGTTGCGAAATTCTGGAAAGGTGATGCTACTAAAATGTCGCCATATTACTATGGTTGGACTCCTGAAGTAAAAATCACTGATGATGGTGAAGCTGATTATACAAAACACTACTCAATGGGAAGAATGTCTCATGAGTTAGCATATGTTATGCCTGATAATAAAACAGTATATTTATCAGATGATGGAACAAATGTTGGATTATTTATGTTTGTTGCAGATAAAGAAAAGGATTTAAGTGCAGGTACATTATATGCTGCAAAATGGAATCAAACTTCAGAAGTTGGAGTTGGTGCTGGTGAGGCTGATATTACTTGGGTTAACTTGGGTCATGCAACAGATAGTGAAATTAGAGAGTATTTAGATAAAGATGGAAATATTGCAACAAATGATGCAGTTAAATTCTCAGATATTTTTGATTCAGTATCTGGAGATACAAATGCAGGTACTTGTCCAACTGGTTATAAAGCAACTAACACAAGTGCTGGTTTTGAGTGTTTAAATTTAAAAGAAGGTATGGAAAAAGCTGCTTCAAGATTAGAGTCAAGAAGATATGCTGCTTATATGGGAGCAACAACTGAGTTTAGAAAAGAAGAGGGTATTACTTTTGATAAAAATGCAGGTAAACTTTATGTTGCAATGAGTTCTGTTGAAAGAGGAATGGAAGATAACAAAAAAAGTGAAGTAGCTAATACTAAATATGATATTGGTGGAAACAATGATATTAAAGTTGAATATAATCAATGTGGGGCTGTTTACTCTTTAGATGTAGATACAGAAATTGCTAAAGATACTGCTGATACTACAATTAACTCTGAGTATGTAGTAAAAAATATGAATGCAGTAATAAGTGGAACACCAACTACTTATGCAGATGGTTCTGTTTATGCTAACAATACTTGTGATGTAAATGGTATTTCAAATCCTGATAATGTTACTTTCTTAGAGAACTCTGATATTTTAATGATTGGAGAGGATACAGGTAAACATGAAAATAATGCTGTATGGGCATACAATGTAAAAACTAAAGAGTTAACTAGAACATTCACAACTCCACTTGATGCTGAAACAACTTCACCATTTTGGTATAGTAATTTAGCAAATGGTTATGGATACTTATCAGTTGTAACACAACACCCTATGAAGTCTCAATCTTCTACACTTGCTCAAAAACAATCAACTATTGGATATGTAGGACCATTTAAAAACTTAGATGAGTTAAAAGAATCAAATAAATTAAACTCTTTTGAAAAAGTAGCAACACTAACTACATCTATAGAAGGTGGAAGTGAGATTGTAGCTTTTGATAGTAATACAAATAGAATGTTTACTACAAATGGAGCTAATAATGCTTTAGATATTAATACAGTTTCTTATGATGAAGATAAAAAAACAATGAGCTTAACATCTTATAAATCAGTTGACTTATTAATTTATGGAAATGGTGTAAACTCAGTTGCTGTTGCAAGTGGAAAAGTTGCAGTAGCAGTTGAAAAAGTAGATTCACAAGATTCATCAAAACAAGTAAAAGGTTCTGTTGTTGTATTTGATACAGCAGGAGAACATATTCAAACTATTGAAGTTGGGTATTTACCAGATATGCTTACATTTAACGAAGATGCTTCAAAAATCATTGTAGCAAATGAGGGTGAGCCAAATAGTGACTACTCTTATGATCCAAAGGGTTCAGTTGGAATTATTGATGTTAATAATAACTACTCATATACTGATTTAACTTTTGATGGTATTGAAATTCCAAGTGATGTAGTATTAAAAGATGGTGTTGATGCTTCTTTAGATTTAGAGCCTGAATATGTAACTGTTTCAGGAAATAAAGCTTATGTAACACTTCAAGAAAACAATGCTTTAGCTATTGTTGATATTAGTTCTAAAAAGATTGACTCAGTTGTTACTTTAGGATTTAAAGACCACTCAAAAGAAGAAAATGCAATAGATATTGAAGAAGAAGGTATTACAATGCTTAAAACTTATAAAGGTTTATATGGTATGTATCAACCAGATTCAATTGCTTCTTATGAAATAGGTTCTAAAACATATTTAGTAACTGCAAATGAAGGCGATGGAAGAGAGTATGGTGAGTATTCTAATGAAAGTAAAATCAAAAAATTACCTTTAGACTCTTCTATTTCTTTTGCTTATGAAAACGAAAATGATTTAAAAGTTAATAATGAATTAGGTAAAAATAGTTCAGGTGATTATGAAAAATTATATACTTTTGGTGCTAGATCATTCTCTATTTGGGATGAAGAAGGTACTTTAGTATTTGATAGTAAAAATGAACTATCAAAATTAACTGCTAAGTTTATGCCAAATTTATTTAATCAAGATGATGGAGAAAAAGATGGAAGAAGTGGAAACAAAGGTGTTGAGCCAGAAGCTTTAGCTGTTGGTGAAGTAAATGATAGAACATATGCTTTTGTTGGTTTAGAAAGACAAAATGCAATTGTAATCTATGATATTACGGATGCACAAAACTCTAAATTTGTTAAATATATTAAATCAGATAAAAATGAAAACATTTCACCAGAGGGCATGAAGTTTGTAAAAGCTGAAGATAGCCTTACAGGTAATGCTTTACTTATGGTAGCATATGAAGTAAGTGGTTCTACTGCTATTTATGAAATCAAATAAAACTCTTTAAAAACTTTTCTTACAAAACTTATGTTAAAATCCCCTTTTAATTAGGGGGATTTTACAAATGAATAAATCTGATATTACAAATTTAGCGGCTTTATTACTTATGGCTTATGGTTATTCAAATGGCTATGACACTATCTTTACAATAGGTCTTTTTGCTTTAAGTGGATCACTTACAAATACACTTGCTATTCATATGCTTTTTGAAAAAGTTCCATATCTTTATGGCTCTGGTGTTATTGAAAATAAGTTTTCACAATTTAAAAAGTCAATTCATGATTTACTTATGAATCAATTTTTTACAAAAGAGCATCTAAAAAGATTTTTTGAAGATGAGGTAAGTAGTGCAAAAAATACTGTTGATTTTGAAAAAATCTTAAATAAAACAGATTTTACACCTGCATATGATTCTTTAAAAAGTGCTGTAATGGAATCATCTTTTGGTGGAATGTTAGGAATGTTTGGTGGAGAGCAAGCACTAGAGCCTTTAAAAGAGCCTTTTACTAAAAAGCTTAGAAGTTCAATAGTTGATATTTCAAAAAGTGATTCTTTTCAAGCTGTTTTAAATGAAGCACTAAAATCAGATGATTTAAGTGATGATATTTACAATAAATTAAGTTCAATCGTAAATAAAAGATTAGATGAATTAACACCTAAAATGGTAAAAGAAATGATTCAAAAAATCATAAGAGAACATCTTGGATGGTTAGTTGTATGGGGTGCTGTTTTTGGTGGACTAATTGGGTTTGTTAGTACATTTCTTTAGTATTTAAAAAAGCTGAACTATCAAAATAAGACTGGACTATTAAAGTCCTGTCTTATTTTACAAAGATTTTGAATGCTCTTTAAGCCATTGTTTCGTTACTTCATCGATGGCTTTGTTTTCTCTACTTACTTTATAATCTAATTCAGCAATTACTTCATTTGAGAATTTTAAATTATCTAATACTTTTAATTCTTCTTGTGAAAATAGATTCTTTTTATCTTCTCTTAAAAGTAAAACAGCTTTATCCACTATTCCTAAAAGTCCTTTTGGATCACTTAGTTCTCTAATTTTATATTTATAATGTAAAAATTGTGGTTTCCATAAAGGCACAACTACCCATTGATTATTTTTAACAGCTGTTTCATATGCTGAAAAACAATCTTCTTCTGTTCCTGTATGAAATCTATACCCTGCATTACTTAATCCATACTCTTCCATCATCTTAATAGAAAATCTAGTAATTCCTGCACCTGGAGTAATTCCTTGTATATCTTTTTTCATTTTTTCAATTACTTCTGGCTTTAAAAGATCAGAAATCTCAGCCACATCTTTTTGCGGAACATAATCAGGTACACCCCAAAGTGCATAAGGTTTATAATGTAAACCAAGTTCAATTAAAGGAGTTGTTTTTTCAGTGTCTTCTTTGTATATTCCATGACTAGACGGTAGCCAAGCAGAAGTTAATAAATCAACTTCTCCAACTTTAAGTTTTCTAAAGTTTTCTACATGTGGAGAATATATTCTCTCTACTTCATAACCTAAATCTTTAAGTACATTAGCAACAAGTGAACCTGCTATACGATGAAATGAAAGATCTGTTACACCTAGCTTAATTTTTTTATTTGTTTTTCTAAAATCAATAGCACTTAATGTTGAAGGTGTTATTGATAAAGCTAATACTCCTAATCCCAATCCTAAAAAGTTTCTTCTGTTCATAATATTTTCCCTTTTTTATTTTATATTTATTTTTCAATTTCTGCAAAGATGTAGATTAAAGTTGGTGAATTAAGGGGTGATGAACTCATCCCTTGGGCTGTTCTTGTATGAACCCCTTTATCACCAAAAACTTCATTGAATAGTTCACTTGCACCATTTAATACGTCCGCATGATCATAAAAGTTTGGTGCAGTTTGTATATTACCTTCAACTCTAATTATTTGTTTTACCTTTGATAAATCTCCATTTGTTGCTTCTTTTAATTGTGCTATTGCATGAATTGCACAAAGTCTAGCTGATTCATATCCTGTTTTTATGTCAACATCTATTCCCAATGTTCCTTGGAATGCTAAAACATCACCATTCCAAGGAAGTTGACCTGACGTACAAACTATATTTTCAGAAAATAATGCCCATGATTTATATGCACCAACTCCTGCTTTTGCTTCTGGTAACTCTATGTTAAGCTCTTTTAATCTTTTTTCTATATTATTCATTTTTTATCCTTTTAGATTAAATTATTTTTCATCATTTATTTTTATAGTCTTATTTTTATTTCTCATATAAATAAATAAGCCAGTAAATGCAAAAATTAAAATTATTGGAAATGTAGTTAAGGTTGATAGTACAGCTTGTCCTGCAACTAAATCAGGATCAGTATTAGCATTTACTGATTCTAATGCTTTTTGTTTTGCATTATCTATCCATCCTCCAACAACAGGATTCCACATACTCACAGCAAACATTCCAGCTCCTCCCATCATAGATAGACCTAAAGCTCCTGTTTCATGATTATTTTCTGCTACAAAACCTAGCATAGTTGGCCAGAAATATGTTATTCCAATTGCAAAAATTATTGCTGATAAATAAGTCATAGTTCCAGTTGTTATACTTAATAAATATAGTCCTATTGTGGCAAAAATAGCTGATAATAGTAGTACTCCTGTAGTATTAAACCTACTTATTATAGGTCCTGCAAAATATCTTAAGACAGCCATCAGTCCTGTTATCATTGCTAAAGCTAACATAGGTGAGGCTCCTGAGGCTTCTAGTATTGTATTAATCCATTGTCCTGTTGCTAATTCTGTTGTAGCAGTTAAAGTCATACAGATAATCATAAATAAAAATAAAGGTGAAAATAAAGCTTTAAAGTTATTTGATGTGGATTTAGACTCTTTTTCAAATGTAGGGAATGTATTTTTAAATATCATAATTCCATAAATTAATGTAGGTATTAACATAAATGCAATTTGATATTGCCAACCAAGACCTGCATCTGTCATAAATTTTGAAACTA includes the following:
- a CDS encoding choice-of-anchor I family protein codes for the protein MKRNYLRISFVASAILASITFIGCGSSSSSQTSTSQGSTGTLSLNPNLANIDYTCGDTSGTTNSNGEYTYKDGETCTFTIGGKKLTATPSSKLTIASIAEQNEDVSSEALSAFIIAKMSKKTGKDYDINNLPETFELPEDIEGSSSDALDFSSIEKLSEKLDDADIKEKIKKIKIDVSKKFANKVDVKFKEIQTPTTDAKKTTRQASSEVVINGKTQNISYKTIMATGDSNNGEVFGLSKDYMDETITFSGGTVDDGSPYICNGTNSGVGSGLDYTSFLNKDGNLYMVSQFECQVGSMYMVELEQNEQTGELSAKENSMKFISQKDEFGGFVHCAGQKTPWESHLGSEEYEPDAKAVEQGADSVTGLTGNKYYDEVAKFWKGDATKMSPYYYGWTPEVKITDDGEADYTKHYSMGRMSHELAYVMPDNKTVYLSDDGTNVGLFMFVADKEKDLSAGTLYAAKWNQTSEVGVGAGEADITWVNLGHATDSEIREYLDKDGNIATNDAVKFSDIFDSVSGDTNAGTCPTGYKATNTSAGFECLNLKEGMEKAASRLESRRYAAYMGATTEFRKEEGITFDKNAGKLYVAMSSVERGMEDNKKSEVANTKYDIGGNNDIKVEYNQCGAVYSLDVDTEIAKDTADTTINSEYVVKNMNAVISGTPTTYADGSVYANNTCDVNGISNPDNVTFLENSDILMIGEDTGKHENNAVWAYNVKTKELTRTFTTPLDAETTSPFWYSNLANGYGYLSVVTQHPMKSQSSTLAQKQSTIGYVGPFKNLDELKESNKLNSFEKVATLTTSIEGGSEIVAFDSNTNRMFTTNGANNALDINTVSYDEDKKTMSLTSYKSVDLLIYGNGVNSVAVASGKVAVAVEKVDSQDSSKQVKGSVVVFDTAGEHIQTIEVGYLPDMLTFNEDASKIIVANEGEPNSDYSYDPKGSVGIIDVNNNYSYTDLTFDGIEIPSDVVLKDGVDASLDLEPEYVTVSGNKAYVTLQENNALAIVDISSKKIDSVVTLGFKDHSKEENAIDIEEEGITMLKTYKGLYGMYQPDSIASYEIGSKTYLVTANEGDGREYGEYSNESKIKKLPLDSSISFAYENENDLKVNNELGKNSSGDYEKLYTFGARSFSIWDEEGTLVFDSKNELSKLTAKFMPNLFNQDDGEKDGRSGNKGVEPEALAVGEVNDRTYAFVGLERQNAIVIYDITDAQNSKFVKYIKSDKNENISPEGMKFVKAEDSLTGNALLMVAYEVSGSTAIYEIK
- a CDS encoding RidA family protein, whose translation is MNNIEKRLKELNIELPEAKAGVGAYKSWALFSENIVCTSGQLPWNGDVLAFQGTLGIDVDIKTGYESARLCAIHAIAQLKEATNGDLSKVKQIIRVEGNIQTAPNFYDHADVLNGASELFNEVFGDKGVHTRTAQGMSSSPLNSPTLIYIFAEIEK
- a CDS encoding nickel/cobalt transporter: MIEYYGGFLNYIVSKQQELNLLISDYFDRLDSGESMVFFSILFVSFIYGLVHALGPGHGKMVIASYFLAKEAKIKEAFKAGFLTSIIHTISALLITGVLYLFFQRAVTKHFQDINANMYKISAVFIILIALYLLYEVIKDRNEEEKVQRLKSKNLLAVSLSIGIVPCPGVMTIVLFSMILGYINLGILSAITMSIGMGLTISLAAILATQVKNKRFSKYKYFMNILTYGAIVLLISLGVFLLV
- a CDS encoding glycine betaine ABC transporter substrate-binding protein — translated: MNRRNFLGLGLGVLALSITPSTLSAIDFRKTNKKIKLGVTDLSFHRIAGSLVANVLKDLGYEVERIYSPHVENFRKLKVGEVDLLTSAWLPSSHGIYKEDTEKTTPLIELGLHYKPYALWGVPDYVPQKDVAEISDLLKPEVIEKMKKDIQGITPGAGITRFSIKMMEEYGLSNAGYRFHTGTEEDCFSAYETAVKNNQWVVVPLWKPQFLHYKYKIRELSDPKGLLGIVDKAVLLLREDKKNLFSQEELKVLDNLKFSNEVIAELDYKVSRENKAIDEVTKQWLKEHSKSL
- a CDS encoding DUF445 domain-containing protein, whose translation is MNKSDITNLAALLLMAYGYSNGYDTIFTIGLFALSGSLTNTLAIHMLFEKVPYLYGSGVIENKFSQFKKSIHDLLMNQFFTKEHLKRFFEDEVSSAKNTVDFEKILNKTDFTPAYDSLKSAVMESSFGGMLGMFGGEQALEPLKEPFTKKLRSSIVDISKSDSFQAVLNEALKSDDLSDDIYNKLSSIVNKRLDELTPKMVKEMIQKIIREHLGWLVVWGAVFGGLIGFVSTFL
- a CDS encoding DUF1007 family protein, translating into MKKILIIIVFFIGIGLNAHPHFFIDSNISFEKGKIKNQWLFDRLNSRVLLFDFDKNSNKKFDEEEKQEFIETHFKTLEQNNYNIFLSDEKEYEIKPSNIDVKFQERRVSLTFDIDVDLSNEFTMCTMDEKIYMAFKLNEVSSSNKLDVQKSEYDFCLGVSSE
- a CDS encoding MFS transporter, with product MEKINHKNIFILCCIALAVTAMTFAIRAGILGELGSNFGLSSTELGWINSMAFLGFPLATIFGGFFYNSLGPKKLITLAFFSHLVGLGLTIIAGDFWGLFISSLFVGFANGSVEAACNPLIADSYKKNKSTMLNKFHVWFPAGIVIGALVSKFMTDAGLGWQYQIAFMLIPTLIYGIMIFKNTFPTFEKESKSTSNNFKALFSPLFLFMIICMTLTATTELATGQWINTILEASGASPMLALAMITGLMAVLRYFAGPIISRFNTTGVLLLSAIFATIGLYLLSITTGTMTYLSAIIFAIGITYFWPTMLGFVAENNHETGALGLSMMGGAGMFAVSMWNPVVGGWIDNAKQKALESVNANTDPDLVAGQAVLSTLTTFPIILIFAFTGLFIYMRNKNKTIKINDEK